Proteins from a genomic interval of Oxyura jamaicensis isolate SHBP4307 breed ruddy duck chromosome 10, BPBGC_Ojam_1.0, whole genome shotgun sequence:
- the SCG3 gene encoding secretogranin-3 isoform X1, translated as MFLKLAVVVQVLSLMASRGHGFPKPGGKDKAIHNRQLSVERPLEEQIAEAEADKNRKVVPTENKPEFRNYSFADDLNLLKSVAERERSEKERESIRSSLYEQQLAIDDADSTKNRRVVDDYDSTKSGLDYKFQDDPDGLHQLDGTPLTAEDIVQKIATRIYEENDRGVFDKIVSKLLSLGLITESQAYTLEDEVAEVLQQLIANEAKDREKESEDFDYPPSRADSDTKEKQQEKMTSSKTDQDSFTNGEIDDTLDNTWSSSNILERRNELPSEDNFEDLQYFPNFYALLKSLNSETEMKEKETLITIMKTLIDFVKMMVKYGTITPEEGVSYLENLDTMIAVQTKKKLENPSTKTKTKLPADKSSEEADSTKEEAAKMEKEYEISKDSTKNEEQNAAGNSEEPRGKTEAYLEAIRKNIEWLKKHNKQGNKEDYDLSKLRDFIDQQADAYVDKGILDKEEADVIKRIYGSL; from the exons atgttCCTCAAGCTGGCCGTCGTGGTGCAGGTGCTGTCGCTGATGGCGAGCCGGGGGCACGGTTTCCCGAAGCCCGGGGGCAAAG atAAAGCTATACACAACAGACAATTAAGTGTAGAAAGACCTTTGGAGGAACAG ATTGCTGAAGCTGAGGCAGACAAGAATAGGAAAGTAGTTCCCACAG aaaataagcCAGAGTTCAGGAATTATTCCTTTGCTGATGACTTGAATCTGCTAAAGTCAGtagcagaaagagagaggagtgaaaaagaaagggaatcAATTAGAAGCTCTTTGTATGAACAGCAATTGGCCATTGATGATGCGGACTCCACCAAGAACCGCAGGGTCGTGGATGACTATGACTCTACTAAAAGTGGACTGGATTATAAGTTCCAAG ATGATCCAGATGGCCTTCATCAATTAGATGGCACTCCTTTGACTGCTGAAGACATAGTTCAAAAAATTGCTACAAGAATCTACGAGGAAAATGATAGAGGAGTGTTTGACAAGATCGTTTCAAAACTTCTAAGTCTGGGGCTA atcACAGAGAGCCAGGCCTACACCCTAGAAGATGAAGTGGCAGAGGTTTTACAACAGCTGATTGCAAATGAAGCAAAGGATCGTGAGAAGGAGTCTGAAGACTTTGATTACCCTCCAAGCAGAGCAGACAGTgatacaaaggaaaagcaacaggaaaaaatg ACATCAAGCAAAACTGATCAGGATAGTTTCACTAATGGGGAAATTGATGATACACTGGATAACACATGGTCATCATCCAATAtcttggaaagaagaaatgagctGCCTTCTGAAGATAATTTTGAAGACCTCCAATACTTTCCAAACTTCTATGCACTATTAAAAAGTCTAAATTCAG AGACAGagatgaaggagaaagagaCCTTGATAACCATAATGAAAACCCTGATTGATTTTGTGAAGATGATGGTTAAATATGGAACAATCACACCAGAAGAAGGAGTTTCCTATCTGG AAAACCTAGATACAATGATAGCTGTGCAGACAAAGAAGAAGCTTGAGAATCCTTCcactaaaaccaaaacaaagctaCCAGCAG aCAAGAGTAGTGAAGAAGCAGACAGTACGAAGGAAGAAGCAgctaaaatggaaaaggaatatGAAATCTCAAAGGACTCcacaaaaaatgaagaacaaaatgcagcaggaaACAGTGAAGAGCCCAGAG GGAAAACTGAGGCATATTTGGAAGCAATCAGGAAGAACATAGAATGgctaaaaaaacacaacaaacaaggTAACAAAGAAG attatGATCTTTCAAAGCTGAGAGATTTCATTGATCAGCAAGCTGATGCGTATGTGGACAAGGGCATCCTGGACAAAGAAGAGGCAGATGTAATTAAACGCATATATGGCAGCCTGTAA
- the SCG3 gene encoding secretogranin-3 isoform X2 translates to MFLKLAVVVQVLSLMASRGHGFPKPGGKDKAIHNRQLSVERPLEEQIAEAEADKNRKVVPTENKPEFRNYSFADDLNLLKSVAERERSEKERESIRSSLYEQQLAIDDADSTKNRRVVDDYDSTKSGLDYKFQDDPDGLHQLDGTPLTAEDIVQKIATRIYEENDRGVFDKIVSKLLSLGLITESQAYTLEDEVAEVLQQLIANEAKDREKESEDFDYPPSRADSDTKEKQQEKMTSSKTDQDSFTNGEIDDTLDNTWSSSNILERRNELPSEDNFEDLQYFPNFYALLKSLNSETEMKEKETLITIMKTLIDFVKMMVKYGTITPEEGVSYLENLDTMIAVQTKKKLENPSTKTKTKLPADKSSEEADSTKEEAAKMEKEYEISKDSTKNEEQNAAGNSEEPRGKTEAYLEAIRKNIEWLKKHNKQDYDLSKLRDFIDQQADAYVDKGILDKEEADVIKRIYGSL, encoded by the exons atgttCCTCAAGCTGGCCGTCGTGGTGCAGGTGCTGTCGCTGATGGCGAGCCGGGGGCACGGTTTCCCGAAGCCCGGGGGCAAAG atAAAGCTATACACAACAGACAATTAAGTGTAGAAAGACCTTTGGAGGAACAG ATTGCTGAAGCTGAGGCAGACAAGAATAGGAAAGTAGTTCCCACAG aaaataagcCAGAGTTCAGGAATTATTCCTTTGCTGATGACTTGAATCTGCTAAAGTCAGtagcagaaagagagaggagtgaaaaagaaagggaatcAATTAGAAGCTCTTTGTATGAACAGCAATTGGCCATTGATGATGCGGACTCCACCAAGAACCGCAGGGTCGTGGATGACTATGACTCTACTAAAAGTGGACTGGATTATAAGTTCCAAG ATGATCCAGATGGCCTTCATCAATTAGATGGCACTCCTTTGACTGCTGAAGACATAGTTCAAAAAATTGCTACAAGAATCTACGAGGAAAATGATAGAGGAGTGTTTGACAAGATCGTTTCAAAACTTCTAAGTCTGGGGCTA atcACAGAGAGCCAGGCCTACACCCTAGAAGATGAAGTGGCAGAGGTTTTACAACAGCTGATTGCAAATGAAGCAAAGGATCGTGAGAAGGAGTCTGAAGACTTTGATTACCCTCCAAGCAGAGCAGACAGTgatacaaaggaaaagcaacaggaaaaaatg ACATCAAGCAAAACTGATCAGGATAGTTTCACTAATGGGGAAATTGATGATACACTGGATAACACATGGTCATCATCCAATAtcttggaaagaagaaatgagctGCCTTCTGAAGATAATTTTGAAGACCTCCAATACTTTCCAAACTTCTATGCACTATTAAAAAGTCTAAATTCAG AGACAGagatgaaggagaaagagaCCTTGATAACCATAATGAAAACCCTGATTGATTTTGTGAAGATGATGGTTAAATATGGAACAATCACACCAGAAGAAGGAGTTTCCTATCTGG AAAACCTAGATACAATGATAGCTGTGCAGACAAAGAAGAAGCTTGAGAATCCTTCcactaaaaccaaaacaaagctaCCAGCAG aCAAGAGTAGTGAAGAAGCAGACAGTACGAAGGAAGAAGCAgctaaaatggaaaaggaatatGAAATCTCAAAGGACTCcacaaaaaatgaagaacaaaatgcagcaggaaACAGTGAAGAGCCCAGAG GGAAAACTGAGGCATATTTGGAAGCAATCAGGAAGAACATAGAATGgctaaaaaaacacaacaaacaag attatGATCTTTCAAAGCTGAGAGATTTCATTGATCAGCAAGCTGATGCGTATGTGGACAAGGGCATCCTGGACAAAGAAGAGGCAGATGTAATTAAACGCATATATGGCAGCCTGTAA